GCCGGTCGAGAGCCGACCGACTTCGCGGTGTTCGTCGGTCTCCGAGTCGTAACAGGCGAGGTAGAGCCGACCCAGCCACTCGCTCCGCCGGCCCTCGCTGTACTTCGCGCGGGTCACCACGAGGTCGAGCGGTTCCATCGTCGGCTTGAGTTTCAGCATGCGCCCGACGCGCCGCCCGGGTTGGTACGCCGCGGCCGCGTTCTTCATCATCAGCCCCTCGTGGCCGCGTTCCAGCGCCTCCTCGTAGAGCGTCGCCGCCGAATCGGGGTCCTCGGGCGACGCCGACGCGGACGCCGCCCGTTCGAGTCCGGCGACGCCCCCTTCGGGGTCCGGGTCGACCGGCGAGAACGCGGCTTCGAGGCGTTCCAGCCGTTCGGCCGCCGGGCGGTCGAGCGTCGTCTCGCCGTCGTAGAGGCAGTCGAACAGGTGGACGACGACGGGAATCTCCCCGACCATCGCCTCGATGTCGGACTCGCGTTTGACCCGCCGGGAGAGCGTCTGGAAGACGACCGGCGAGCGGGATTCCTCCCGAATCGTCTCGGGCGCGTACCCGACGAGTTCGCCGTCGAAGACGGCCCGTTCGGTCGCGGTCCCCGCCGTCCCCTCGCGGACCGCGCGGACGACGTCCGGGAACTGAGTCGTCACCTCTTCGAGACGCCTCGTGAACAGTCGCACGTCGTCGCCGTCGACGTGCACCTGTATCCGGATGCCGTCGTACTTGTACTCACATCTGACCGCCTCCCCGCCGTCCGCCGCGGCGTCGGACAGGCCGTCACCCAGCGTTTCGGCCTTCTCGGCGAGCATCAGCTGAATCGGTCTGAACAGTTCCACGTCGAGTTCTCCGAGGGCGTCGACGCCGCCGTCGCGCGCCGTCTCCGCGACGACGGCGAAGTCGTTCGTCACCTGATAGGCGCGTTCGACCGCGTCGACCGACCCCTCCTCGCCGTCGAGGAAGGCGACGGCGATGGCGTCCCGAATCGTCCCCTCGCCGACGCCGACCCGCAGGTGTCCGAGGGCGGTCCGGACGACGTAGCGGGCCTCGTCGGCCGTCGCGTCGGAGACGAGTCCGGCGAGGGCGTCGACGCGCCGCCCCTGACTCCCCTCCCCCTCGTAGTCGGCCAGTCCGCGCAGGTCGTCGTGGACGCGTTCGACGGTCAACTCGCGGGAGAACAGCGTCTGCTGGCCACCGTTGTCGACGGCCCACGCCGCCGCGTCGCCGAGGTCGCCCGTCTCGCGCCACCGCTCGCGCACCTCCGCTTCGGCGGCGCCGGTCGCCGCGAGGACGGCCTCCAAGGTGAGACTGGAAGAGACGCCGAGTTCCCCGCGGTCGTACGCGGGGAACAGTCGCCCGCGCGCGAGGACGACCAGTCGCGGCAGGAGGTCGCCGGCGCCGGCGAACGCCTCGGCCAGGATATCGCGCTTCTCGTTGTTCGAGGCCGTCGCCGCGAGGCGGTCGTACACGTCGACGAGAGCGGCGTACTCCATCGACGTCGCTAGGGGCGGGAGCGGCAAAAGGCTCTCGCGGCCGGCGGTTCAGAACACCGCCGCGACCGCCGCCCGCACCACCGGAACCCACAGACGCTGGCGACACTGCCCACGCTGGAATCAGACGATACGGAACGTCGGAAACGAGGGGTGAGGGGAGGGCGGTCACCGGCGTCGTCCGCCTCGAACCCGGAGGTTCGCCGACCCGACGTTTCTTACCCGTCGTCCGTGATAGAGTGTACATGGTATCGAGTGACGACGTGCTGTCGCGCGACCCGGACGACACGGTGCGAGTGCTGGACGCCGACGGGGCCGTCGTCGCGCCGGACCTCCTGCCGGACCTGGGCGGGGAGACGCTCGCCTCGATGTACCGCGATATGCTGTTCTGTCGGCGGTTCGACGAGCGGATGATAAGCCTCCAGCGGCAGGGGCGCATCGGGACGTACTCGTCGCTCGCCGGGCAGGAGGGCTCGCAGATGGGGTCGACGTACGCGCTCGCCCCCGAGGACATCGTCTCCTACCAGTACCGCGAGCACGGCGCCGTCGTCGGCCGCGGGTTCCCGTGGGAGTACCTCCTCTACTGGGCGGGCCACGAGGCGGGGAACGCGGCGCTGGCCGACGAGGAGATTCTCCCGCTGAACATCGCCATCGCGGACCACCTCCCGCACGTCGTCGGCGCGGCGATGGCGTTCAAACTCCGGGAGGAGTCGCGGGTGGCCGTGGCGCACTTCGGCGACGGCGCGACGAGCGAGGGGGACTTCCACGAGGCGATGAACTTCGCCGGCGTGTACGACGTGCCCGCGGTGTTCGTCTGCAACAACAACCAGTGGGCCATCTCGACGCCGCGGGCGCGACAGACCGCGAGCGAGACGTTCGCCGGGAAGGCCGTCGCCTACGGATTCGACGGGGTGCGGGTCGACGGGATGGACCCGCTGGCCACCTACGTCGTGACGCGGGCGGCCCGCGAGCGAGCGCTGGACGCCGAGAGCGACGACCCGCGTCCGACGCTCGTCGAGGCGGTGCAGTACCGCTTCGGCGCGCACACGACGGCCGACGACCCCTCCGTCTATCGGGACGACGCGGAGGTCGAAGAATGGAAGAAGAAGGACCCGTTGGACCGCTTCGAGGCGTTCCTCCGCGACCGGGGGCACCTCGACGACGAGCGGAAAGCGGAGATGGAGGCCGAGGTGAAGGAGACGCTGGCGGACGCCGTCGACCGGATGGAGTCGTTCGAGGCCGACCCCGAGTCGATGTTCGACTACACCTACGCGGAGGCGACGCCCGAGATTCGGGAACAGCGCGAACGGTTCCGAGACCTGCGCGAGCGACGGGGCGACGAATCGTTCCTGCGGGAGTAGCGCCGCCGTCGCCCGAGAACGACGGCGGGGAGTCGAGGCGACCGATTCGGCGCTACTCGTACCGGTCGTCGGCGCCGTTGAGCGCCATCCAGTACCGAATCAGCGCCGAGGCGTCCTTCTCCTCGTCGTCGGCGAGGCGGCGGGTCGCGCGGAAGGCCTCGTGGACGACGGCGTTCATCGGGAGGGCCGTCCCCTCCTCGTGGGCGACGGACCGCGCGTAGCCGATGTCCTTGTCCCAGATGGCCCGCGCGCCCAGTCCCTCGACGTCCCGCGTGAAGTCGCCGGTGAGGAAGTTCTCCGCGACGTCCATGCCGAAGAACTCGGCGAACAGCGTCGGGTCGACCCCGTTGTCGCGGGCGAACTCGACTATCTCGGCGTCGAGCGCCCGCCGCCCGGCGTAGCGCATCTGGAGGCCGAGTTTGAGTATCGTCCCGTCGGGGACGGGGCCGACTCTGACGTGCGCGTCCGAGAGCACGTCGAGCAACGGCGTCGCCGCCGCGTAGTGCTCCTCGCTCCCGCCGACCATCATCTGATAGCCCTCCCTCGGCGCCGCGCCGGTGATCGGCGCTTCGACGAACCTCGCTCCGACCTCGGCGCACAGGTCCTCGCAGACCCGCGAGGTGTCCGGGTGCGTGGTCGTGGCGTCGACGAGGAGTTGCCCCTTCGAGAGCGACCCCGCGAGTCCGTCCGCGCCCTCCATCGTCGCCTCCACCTCCGGACTCCCGGGCACCGCCATCACCACCGCGTCGGTGGCCTCCGCGACCGCCGCCGGGGAGTCGGCCGCCGTCGCGCCGCGGTCGACCGCCTCTTCGACTCGTTCGTCGTCGACGTCGTACACCGTCACCTCGCGGTCGGGGAGCAGTCGGTCGAGGAACTCCGTCCCGATGTAGCCGGCGCCGACGAGTCCGATTCGGTCCATGCGTCGTGCCGTCGACGGCGTTCCTCAATAAACCTCGGACGCTCGCCCCTGACCGGCTCCCGACCGATACCCGACCGAGCCACTCCGGTATCCGCTCGGTCGGTGCGCTTTTGGGAGCGACGGGAGACGTTCGGCCGATGGCGCACGACATCGCGGTGATACCCGGCGACGGCATCGGCAGAGAGGTGGTCTCGGAGGCGTTTCCGCTCGTCAGAGACGTAGCCGAGGCGCGCGGTACGACGCTCGCACCGACGGAGTTCGACTGGGGGAGCGAGCGGTATCTGGAGGAAGGAGAGATGATGCCCGAGGACGGACTGGACCGCCTCGAAGCCTACGACTCGATTCTCCTCGGCGCGGTCGGACATCCGGACGTTCCCGACCACGTCACCCTGCACGGACTGCGCCTCCCGATAACGAAGGGGTTCGACCAGCACGTCTGCCGGCGGCCCTCGTACCTCTTCGAGGGGGTGGACAGCCCCCTCCGCGGGTACGACGCCGGCGAGATAGATTTCGTCGTCTACCGGCAGAACACCGAGGGGGAGTACGCCCACGTCGGCGGGCGGGAGCACGAGGGCTCCGACAACGAAGTCGCGGTGCAGAGCGCGGTGTTCACACGGGAGGCGACGGAGCGACTCGTCCGGCCCGCGTTCGAGGCGGCGGCCGCCCGCGAGGGGAAACTGACCAACGTCACGAAGTCGAACGCGCAGGCGTACGGTATGGTGTTCTGGGACGACGTGGTCGAGGAGGTGAGCGCCGACTACCCCGGCGTGGAGGTGGAGCGACTGCTGGTCGACGCCGCGAGCATGGACTTCGTGCGCCGCCCCGAGGAGTTCGACGTGATAGCGGCGTCGAACCTCTTCGGCGACGTCCTGACCGACCTCGGCGCCATTATCTCCGGAAGTATCGGGCTGGCACCCTCCGCGAACGTCGACCCGACGGGGACGTATCCCTCGATGTTCGAACCGGTCCACGGGAGCGCCTTCGACATCACGGGCGACGGCGTGGCGAACCCTCTCGCGACCGTGCTCTCGTGTTCGATGATGCTCCGGAACCTCGGCGAGGAGGATGTCGCGGACGCCCTCCGCGAGGGGGTCGCGGCACAACTCGCCGACGAATCGGCGCCCCGAACGCCGGATATCGGCGGCGAGGGGACGACCGAAGAGGTCGTCTCCGACCTCCGAACCCGACTGCTCGGGTGAGTACAACCGGGACCGCGAGGTGTGTCGCCTCCGCCGACTCGGAACTCCTCGCTCTCGGCAGACTGCGGCTACTTTCCTTTCTTCCCGGGGTTCGTCGCGATGTCGGCCCAGACGAGTCGGTGGTCCGACGCTTCGTCGACGTCCTCCAGCAGACCGTCCTCCGTCGTGGCCTCGCTCGGCCAGACGACCGACGAGTCCCGCAGCGAGAGGTCCGGAGAGGGGAGGACGTAGTCGATGAGTTCGACGACGCCCTCCACGTCGCCGCCGGAACGCGTCCCGGTGGGAAGGCCGTACTGGAACCCGCCCGGACTCGTCGGGAGGCGGTCGGTGTTGAAGTCGTCGTTGTCGACGAAGAACTTCTGTGCGGGTTGGAGCGGGCGGGCGTCTCGACCCCGGCCCGGGCCGGCGTTCATGTCGCCCATTAGCACGTACGACGCGTCGTCGTCGAGACCTCCGTGCTCGCCGCTGTCGTCGTAGATGTACTCCTCGCCGGCGACGTAGTCCGCGAAGAACCGGACCTCGTCGTGGTTCCACTTCCCGTTGAAGTTGTTCGCGCCGTCGAAGCCCGGCGGCGTCGGGTGCGCGAACAGGCCGTGGACCGTTCCCCCCTTGACTCGGAACGGAACGTCGACGTGCGTCTTCGAGGAGAGCCGGTAGACGTCGAGTTCCTCCTCGGTGAGGTAGAGCGCCGTCCCGTCGCCTTCGGGGTCCGTGACGACTCCTTCCTCGCCCTTCACCGGGATGAGGTTGTCTGGCATATCGGCCCACTTGAACGTCTGGAAGGTCCGTATCTCCGATTCTACGATCGGGTACTTGCTCGCGACCGCGAACGCGTAGTGGCCGGGGAACTCACCGAACCCGAACGCGTCGCCGGGCCGCGCACCGGCCTCTCCGTCCTTGTTGAAGTCGTAGTCCTCGTCGGGGAGGACGCCCGTGTTGCTGGTCGGCTGGTACGTGTGTTCGTAGTCGATACCGTCGAGGTCGTCCCGTTGCGGAACGCTGAGGTAGTTCTCGACGAACGCGTCGATATTCGTAGTATCGGTGTGTTCGCCCTCCTGCAGGTTGTTCGTGAGTTCGTTGACGACGAGGACGTCCGGTTGAGCCTCCTGAACGACTCGGGCGGCCGCCTCCGCCTGCTCGTCGCCTTGCTCTTGAACCTGCCCCGTCTCCAGTTCGATCACGTTGAAGGCCGCGTAGCGCACCCCGCGCCGCCGGTTTCGATTCCGTCGCCCCTGTCGACCGCTAGCGACACCGGTCAATCCGGCAGCTGCTGCCGTACCGCCTATCGTCTTGAGTAGCGTTCGTCTCGTTTGAAATAGCGACATCGAGTACGTTGATACAACGGGTTGTTATTAAATTCATAATATGTGTATCGGAGAAATTTTCTAATCCGAACTAATATCTCGCCGGTCGACGATTCGCAGTAGCGGTTCCGACGACAGTTCCCTGCTTCCGTGATTGATACTCACTGACATCTCGTAGCCCGGCCGAAACTCGCCGAGGAGGGATCCGCCGTCGCCGCCCACGCGAGAAACCTCCGTCCTCGGACGTTGGCGAGAATGCGGACGAACGCACGGTCTCGACTCAACAGACGTGTGATCTTCCGAACCGCCGGAATAGCGGTTCGCAGGTCGTCTCTCCCGGATTCTACGGCTTGAATGGGGTGGGATGAGGGGACAGCGCTGACCCCCTTAAATCTACTTTGCTTTATTGGACTAAAACAAAGTAGACTGTAAACTCGCCTGAAGCACGGAATTTGCCATCTATACGCCACCACTGTACAGATTTCAAATATATAAACTACCAGTCGCTATACCAATTCTGTTCGTACGAAGACTTTTTGTTTGAAGGCAGAGAGAGTCAATTGATGTCCGAGGAAAATAACAAGACATCTACGAGCACCGACGATACGGCATCTACTTCCGATACCGACTCCCCTATTGGCTCCTCTTCTCTCCAAGAACTATGGGAGACGCTCGCTTCTCTTCCGGCACTTGAGCACCCAGTTATTGAACCGGGTTTCGTTCATGCCGGGGTTGAGAATGTAGTCCGGAATCAACGGAGTGTCGAAGAGATTGTTCAAGAGTACGTGAGGTCAAGCGGAGTAGAAAGGATGTCAGACGCATTCTCGCCCCCTGAGTACCGGCAGGGGATTGTGCAGAGTACGGCTGAACAGGCCGCCAAGAGAATTCACAAGGCGGGCGTAAGTGCGGCTCTGCAACAGTTCCACGAACCCGAAGCCATAGTTTCTGCTCTTCAGCCTGCTATCCAGAATCAAAAGCTACTCGCCGAGGTCGTCGAAGAGATCGCTCGGCCAGCAGGAGCATCTCTTAGTCCCTCCCTGTTCGGAGTACCATCAACTTCGACCTCATCTACTGCCTACGCCCAGACCGAATCGGTTAGCTTCACCAGCGGTGTCGCAGTAGGCGAAAGTCGAACATCGACGAGTAACAGTTCGGCTTCGCAAGCAGTCTCACCGTCACATCGCGTCGACGATTACTCGTTTGCACTCCGGCAACTGCAGATCTTCTCCCTTCATTGTCGATACCGTGCTACGGAAGTTATAGACAACCCGGACGAAATCGCGGTCGTCACCCTTGTTGCTATTGTGTTCCTGCTCCAATTCGTGGAAATAGAGACCCTGACTGAGTTTGGCGCGCTAGCCGGTCTCTCCGGACTGGCCGTCCGTCTTGCCCTCTTCACTCTCAAAAAAGACAGACCAGGAATCAAGTAGGAGCCTTAGTCCCCTGCGAGGGCCGTTGCTTGTCGCTTCCGACTTCGGTTTTTCACGTAGATGTTCTTAACTGATAGTGGGGCCAACAGAGAGTCAGCGAGAATGAACAGAAAACCCGTCTCTTCCAGTAACCTCCGGAGTGTCGGATACGATTCATCGGCAAATACGTTAGAAATCGAGTTCCATAGCGGTCAAGTGTATCAATATTTCAACGTTCCAGAGTCAATCTACCAAGGGCTGATGAACGCCGCTTCGCACGGCAAGTACCACCACCGACACATCAAAAACAACTATCGATATAAGCGCATCTAGAACCAGTTAGAACCGACTCAGATTTTGATGGGGTGTAGAAGAGAGCAGCGCTGTATGCACTGAGAAAATGATACTCGGCTATTGACGGATCTCTTCCGAGAGGCACTGTCTAGTTAAACTGGATCGGCCGATTTCTCTCGCTTGAGGCGGATAGTGAGAATCATACTGAGTTTGAGAAACGACTCG
The genomic region above belongs to Halogeometricum sp. S3BR5-2 and contains:
- a CDS encoding ATP-dependent DNA ligase, which encodes MEYAALVDVYDRLAATASNNEKRDILAEAFAGAGDLLPRLVVLARGRLFPAYDRGELGVSSSLTLEAVLAATGAAEAEVRERWRETGDLGDAAAWAVDNGGQQTLFSRELTVERVHDDLRGLADYEGEGSQGRRVDALAGLVSDATADEARYVVRTALGHLRVGVGEGTIRDAIAVAFLDGEEGSVDAVERAYQVTNDFAVVAETARDGGVDALGELDVELFRPIQLMLAEKAETLGDGLSDAAADGGEAVRCEYKYDGIRIQVHVDGDDVRLFTRRLEEVTTQFPDVVRAVREGTAGTATERAVFDGELVGYAPETIREESRSPVVFQTLSRRVKRESDIEAMVGEIPVVVHLFDCLYDGETTLDRPAAERLERLEAAFSPVDPDPEGGVAGLERAASASASPEDPDSAATLYEEALERGHEGLMMKNAAAAYQPGRRVGRMLKLKPTMEPLDLVVTRAKYSEGRRSEWLGRLYLACYDSETDEHREVGRLSTGYTDEELADLTEELEARVVNREGRLVELKPEVVLEVAYEEIQSSTEYDSGYALRFPRFLGVRPDLGRGDADTLDRVESLFDSQ
- the pdhA gene encoding pyruvate dehydrogenase (acetyl-transferring) E1 component subunit alpha — protein: MVSSDDVLSRDPDDTVRVLDADGAVVAPDLLPDLGGETLASMYRDMLFCRRFDERMISLQRQGRIGTYSSLAGQEGSQMGSTYALAPEDIVSYQYREHGAVVGRGFPWEYLLYWAGHEAGNAALADEEILPLNIAIADHLPHVVGAAMAFKLREESRVAVAHFGDGATSEGDFHEAMNFAGVYDVPAVFVCNNNQWAISTPRARQTASETFAGKAVAYGFDGVRVDGMDPLATYVVTRAARERALDAESDDPRPTLVEAVQYRFGAHTTADDPSVYRDDAEVEEWKKKDPLDRFEAFLRDRGHLDDERKAEMEAEVKETLADAVDRMESFEADPESMFDYTYAEATPEIREQRERFRDLRERRGDESFLRE
- a CDS encoding NAD(P)-dependent oxidoreductase → MDRIGLVGAGYIGTEFLDRLLPDREVTVYDVDDERVEEAVDRGATAADSPAAVAEATDAVVMAVPGSPEVEATMEGADGLAGSLSKGQLLVDATTTHPDTSRVCEDLCAEVGARFVEAPITGAAPREGYQMMVGGSEEHYAAATPLLDVLSDAHVRVGPVPDGTILKLGLQMRYAGRRALDAEIVEFARDNGVDPTLFAEFFGMDVAENFLTGDFTRDVEGLGARAIWDKDIGYARSVAHEEGTALPMNAVVHEAFRATRRLADDEEKDASALIRYWMALNGADDRYE
- a CDS encoding isocitrate/isopropylmalate dehydrogenase family protein, coding for MAHDIAVIPGDGIGREVVSEAFPLVRDVAEARGTTLAPTEFDWGSERYLEEGEMMPEDGLDRLEAYDSILLGAVGHPDVPDHVTLHGLRLPITKGFDQHVCRRPSYLFEGVDSPLRGYDAGEIDFVVYRQNTEGEYAHVGGREHEGSDNEVAVQSAVFTREATERLVRPAFEAAAAREGKLTNVTKSNAQAYGMVFWDDVVEEVSADYPGVEVERLLVDAASMDFVRRPEEFDVIAASNLFGDVLTDLGAIISGSIGLAPSANVDPTGTYPSMFEPVHGSAFDITGDGVANPLATVLSCSMMLRNLGEEDVADALREGVAAQLADESAPRTPDIGGEGTTEEVVSDLRTRLLG
- a CDS encoding endonuclease/exonuclease/phosphatase family protein, which gives rise to MIELETGQVQEQGDEQAEAAARVVQEAQPDVLVVNELTNNLQEGEHTDTTNIDAFVENYLSVPQRDDLDGIDYEHTYQPTSNTGVLPDEDYDFNKDGEAGARPGDAFGFGEFPGHYAFAVASKYPIVESEIRTFQTFKWADMPDNLIPVKGEEGVVTDPEGDGTALYLTEEELDVYRLSSKTHVDVPFRVKGGTVHGLFAHPTPPGFDGANNFNGKWNHDEVRFFADYVAGEEYIYDDSGEHGGLDDDASYVLMGDMNAGPGRGRDARPLQPAQKFFVDNDDFNTDRLPTSPGGFQYGLPTGTRSGGDVEGVVELIDYVLPSPDLSLRDSSVVWPSEATTEDGLLEDVDEASDHRLVWADIATNPGKKGK
- a CDS encoding KTSC domain-containing protein, translated to MNRKPVSSSNLRSVGYDSSANTLEIEFHSGQVYQYFNVPESIYQGLMNAASHGKYHHRHIKNNYRYKRI